GCACTTGTCCGCTGACATCCATGGTTTTTCGCTCCCCCGGTAAAATTGAGCCCGCCGGCGTCCAGTGACCGCCGCGGGCTCTTGAAAGATTAGCGCCGCCTAGTATTCTCGCAGCTCTGGTTGCCCACCGTCAATGAAGTCTTGCAAGCAGATTGACAGGAGTTTTGGCACCGGCCGCAGCCGCCGGCGGCCAAGCTTTTCTGCAACCGTCCTTTATGAACCGTCTTTATGTGCTTACCTTGCATAGCCATCCTCCTTTAACGTGCTGTTCTCATTATAGCATATGGCACTGCC
The nucleotide sequence above comes from Bacillota bacterium. Encoded proteins:
- the scfA gene encoding six-cysteine peptide SCIFF — its product is MQGKHIKTVHKGRLQKSLAAGGCGRCQNSCQSACKTSLTVGNQSCENTRRR